The Alternaria dauci strain A2016 chromosome 1, whole genome shotgun sequence genome window below encodes:
- a CDS encoding 40S ribosomal uS8 domain-containing protein → MCPRHRAHGPRHRFSLKSNFSQTPTLLTAHRNHTRYLSRLRHRESPDNTVKMVKTSVLNDALNAINNAEKAGKRQVMIRPSSKVIVKFLTVMQRHGYIGEFEEVDDHRNGKIVIQLNGRINKTGVISPRYNVQLRDMEKWVVKLLPSRQFGYIVLTTSAGIMDHEEARRKHVAGKILGFFY, encoded by the exons ATGTGCCCGAGACAT CGAGCACACGGACCACGACACCGATTTTCGCTCAAGTCGAACTTTTCGCAGACTCCAACCCTCCTTACCGCCCACCGCAACCACACGAG ATACCTCAGTCGCCTCCGCCACAGAGAATCTCCCGACAACACCGTCAAAATGGTCAAGACTTCCGTCCTCAACGATGCGCTCAACGCCATCAACAACGCCGAGAAGGCTGGCAAGCGCCAAGTCATGATCCGTCCTTCCTCCAAGGTCATTGTCAAGTTCCTCACTGTCATGCAGCGTCACG GCTACATTGGCGAGTTCGAGGAGGTCGACGACCACCGCAACGGCAAGATTGTCATCCAGCTCAACGGCCGCATCAACAAGACCGGTGTCATCTCTCCCCGCTACAACGTCCAGCTCCGCGACATGGAGAAGTGGGTTGTCAAGCTACTTCCCTCGCGTCAATTCGGTTACATCGTCCTCACCACCTCTGCCGGTATCATGGACCACGAGGAGGCCCGCAGGAAGCACGTTGCCGGAAAGATCCTTGGTTTCTTCTACTAG